A genomic segment from Herpetosiphonaceae bacterium encodes:
- a CDS encoding zinc-binding alcohol dehydrogenase family protein, which translates to MPRAIQMQRYGGPEVLELAEIALPALQPDEIRLRVIAAPVNRADIEIRSGNWPIMAQRPFPYTPGLEALGDVVEIGSGVEQVRVGERAITMMQRLGGIHGVRPGGYQELVTVEADTVAIIPDDLDPLAVAALGLAAVTAYNGIRRLDLRAGETIVIHGASGGVGSAAVSIAHALGARVVATTSSGAKDEYLRGIGADEIVHLREHSLTERLGARSVDALLDTIGGETFRESVAALRRGGRLCLVGAASGENLCFTAWDLLQELRLTGYSSENLTGADLRSDMRQICAWLAEGRIVAPPHQEYALERAAEAHALMERGASTGRMLLVP; encoded by the coding sequence ATGCCGAGAGCAATCCAGATGCAGCGCTACGGCGGGCCTGAGGTCCTTGAGCTGGCCGAGATCGCGCTCCCGGCGCTGCAACCCGACGAGATCCGGCTGAGGGTCATCGCCGCGCCGGTCAATCGCGCCGACATCGAGATCCGCAGCGGCAACTGGCCGATCATGGCGCAGCGCCCGTTTCCGTACACGCCTGGACTTGAGGCGCTGGGCGATGTGGTCGAGATCGGCAGCGGCGTGGAGCAGGTGCGGGTCGGCGAGCGGGCGATCACGATGATGCAGCGGCTGGGCGGCATTCACGGCGTTCGTCCGGGTGGCTACCAGGAGCTTGTGACAGTCGAGGCCGATACGGTCGCGATCATTCCCGACGATCTCGATCCGCTGGCCGTCGCGGCGCTCGGACTGGCTGCCGTCACCGCCTACAACGGCATCAGACGGCTTGACCTGCGCGCGGGCGAGACGATCGTGATCCACGGCGCGAGCGGCGGCGTCGGATCGGCCGCGGTTTCGATCGCCCATGCGCTGGGCGCGCGTGTCGTCGCGACAACCTCATCTGGTGCCAAGGACGAGTATCTGCGCGGCATCGGCGCTGACGAGATCGTTCACCTGCGCGAGCACAGCCTGACGGAGCGGCTGGGAGCGCGCAGCGTCGATGCGCTGCTGGATACGATCGGCGGCGAGACGTTCCGTGAGAGCGTAGCCGCGCTGCGGCGCGGCGGTCGGCTGTGTCTGGTCGGCGCCGCATCGGGCGAGAATCTCTGCTTCACGGCCTGGGATCTGCTTCAGGAATTGCGCCTGACCGGGTATAGCTCGGAAAATCTCACAGGCGCGGATCTCCGCTCCGACATGCGCCAGATCTGCGCATGGCTGGCCGAAGGGCGGATCGTCGCGCCGCCGCACCAGGAGTATGCTCTAGAGCGGGCCGCCGAGGCTCACGCGCTGATGGAGCGCGGAGCCAGTACCGGGCGGATGCTGCTTGTGCCCTGA
- a CDS encoding isoamylase, with translation MNRWTAIEGTPAPLGCAWIEAEQAYNFALYSRFATGVTLLLYGADDFENALHSVRLHHLVNKTGRIWHCRVALAAIGEAQYYAYHIDGPFDPAAGHRFDPLKVLLDPYAPAVFFPPRFSREAAKRPGSNVGQAPLGVLPSRSRNAALVDEQPRHTSDTIIYELHVRGFTQHATSGVSPERRGTYAGLIEKIPYLQELGVTVVELLPVFQFDPQEGNYWGYMPIHFFSPHQQYAAGETPQAAIEEFRQMVQAFHAAGIEVILDVVYNHTGEGDAASPTYSFRGIDNHTYYLVDLERGTYLDDAGTGNVLRCAAPAVRKLIIESMRCWVRGMGIDGFRFDLASILTRNSDGSVNLDDPAVITDISADPDFTHLRLIAEAWDISSYQLGRSFPGITWLQWNGQFRDDLRSFVKGDPGYVPQLMSRLYGSDSLFPDDLTSAYHAYQSVNFITSHDGFCLYDLVAYNQKHNGANGADNQDGPDDNRSWNCGTEGDDDLTPAILTLRKRQIKNFFSLLMLSNGTPMFCAGDEFMHTQRGNNNPYNQDNEITWLDWSRLETNRDMFRFFKLMIAFRKAHPSLGRSRFWRDDVRWYGVRAQPDMSYHSHSLAFYLRGASQDDQDIYVMINAYWEPLVFTIQEGHAHEWRRVVDTLLPSPDDIASAGEEQPLTDQCYTVGPRSVVVLLRP, from the coding sequence AAGACAGGACGGATCTGGCACTGCCGCGTCGCGCTTGCCGCGATCGGCGAGGCGCAGTACTACGCCTATCATATCGACGGCCCATTTGATCCCGCTGCCGGGCATCGCTTCGACCCGCTAAAAGTCTTGCTTGACCCCTACGCGCCCGCCGTGTTTTTCCCGCCCAGGTTTAGCCGCGAGGCCGCCAAGCGGCCCGGCTCCAACGTCGGGCAGGCGCCGCTCGGCGTGCTTCCGTCGCGCAGCCGAAACGCGGCCCTGGTCGATGAGCAGCCGCGCCATACGTCGGACACGATCATCTATGAGCTGCATGTGCGGGGCTTCACGCAGCACGCGACCAGCGGCGTCAGCCCGGAGCGGCGCGGCACGTACGCGGGGCTGATCGAGAAGATCCCCTACCTTCAGGAGCTTGGCGTCACGGTGGTGGAGCTGCTGCCGGTGTTCCAGTTCGATCCGCAGGAGGGCAACTACTGGGGCTACATGCCGATCCATTTTTTCTCGCCGCACCAGCAGTATGCCGCCGGAGAAACACCGCAGGCGGCGATCGAGGAGTTTCGGCAGATGGTCCAGGCATTCCACGCCGCCGGGATCGAGGTAATCCTCGATGTCGTCTATAACCACACCGGCGAAGGCGACGCGGCCAGCCCGACCTACAGCTTTCGCGGCATCGACAATCATACCTACTACCTCGTGGACCTTGAGCGCGGCACCTACCTCGACGACGCGGGCACCGGCAATGTGCTGCGCTGCGCCGCGCCCGCCGTGCGCAAGCTGATCATCGAGAGTATGCGCTGCTGGGTGCGAGGGATGGGCATCGACGGCTTTCGCTTCGACCTCGCATCGATTCTGACGCGCAACAGCGACGGCTCGGTCAACCTCGACGATCCGGCGGTGATCACCGACATCAGCGCCGACCCCGACTTTACTCATCTGCGGCTGATCGCCGAGGCCTGGGATATTTCGAGTTACCAGCTTGGCCGCAGCTTTCCGGGCATCACCTGGCTCCAGTGGAACGGCCAGTTCCGCGACGACCTGCGCTCGTTCGTCAAGGGCGATCCCGGCTATGTGCCGCAGCTTATGTCACGGCTCTACGGCAGCGACTCGCTCTTCCCCGATGATCTGACCAGCGCCTATCACGCCTACCAGAGCGTCAACTTCATCACCTCCCACGACGGCTTCTGCCTCTACGATCTGGTTGCGTACAATCAGAAGCATAACGGGGCCAATGGAGCCGACAACCAGGACGGGCCTGACGATAACCGTAGCTGGAACTGCGGCACCGAGGGCGACGACGATCTCACGCCCGCGATTCTGACGCTGCGCAAGCGCCAGATCAAAAACTTCTTCAGCCTGCTGATGCTCTCCAACGGCACGCCGATGTTCTGCGCGGGCGATGAGTTCATGCACACGCAGCGCGGCAACAATAATCCATACAACCAGGACAACGAGATCACCTGGCTGGACTGGAGCCGACTTGAGACTAATCGCGATATGTTTCGCTTCTTTAAGCTGATGATCGCGTTTCGCAAGGCGCATCCCTCGCTCGGACGCAGCCGCTTCTGGCGCGACGACGTGCGCTGGTACGGCGTCAGGGCGCAGCCCGATATGTCGTATCACTCGCACAGCCTCGCGTTCTACCTGCGCGGCGCGTCGCAGGACGATCAGGACATCTATGTGATGATCAACGCCTACTGGGAGCCGCTGGTGTTTACGATTCAGGAGGGTCACGCCCACGAGTGGCGGCGCGTCGTCGACACGCTGCTGCCCAGCCCCGACGATATTGCCTCCGCCGGCGAGGAGCAGCCGCTCACCGATCAGTGCTACACGGTCGGGCCGCGCTCCGTCGTTGTGCTGCTGCGCCCATGA